Proteins encoded together in one Triticum dicoccoides isolate Atlit2015 ecotype Zavitan chromosome 7B, WEW_v2.0, whole genome shotgun sequence window:
- the LOC119339883 gene encoding U-box domain-containing protein 70-like, translating into MEAEDGRAAEAQREKEAGNDAYRKQYLETAVDHYTRGAALDPRDISFLTNRAAAYLLMSKYRECVRDCEEAVERGRELRADNRLLARALSRKASALLKLAACAADYAPAIRALQQSLAEHYSEDTRDKLDQAETARKEIEERERLDQEAADHHRQRGNELFQRQNYQEATAHYTEAIEKNPNDPRVFSNRAQCHIYLGNLPKGLEDAEKCIELDPTFLKGYVRKANVQFLMEYYESALATYIEGLKCDPNNLVVIDGLRRCAACINRSNGGDVGPDDLEDILGNVSSDNDLRNKLQKLMEEAAALKKEASDERLRRIESERMARTSEDLYLNQVQQRREAEECLSKIEQEFQQLKVRQDEVSEEFQKATEHNENLQHQLTETIRALESMRGNATSASPSSSGSVLDENRIPSYFICPISQDVMNDPHIAADGFTYERDFIRSWFSTGSDTSPMTNLPLEHDELIPNIALRSAIQEWLQQQNVAV; encoded by the exons ATGGAGGCGGAGGACgggcgggcggcggaggcgcagcgggAGAAGGAGGCCGGCAACGACGCCTACCGCAAGCAGTACCTCGAGACGGCCGTCGACCACTACACCCGCGGCGCCGCCCTCGACCCCCGCGACATCTCCTTCCTCACCAACCGCGCCGCCGCCTACCTCCTCATGTCCAAG TACAGGGAGTGCGTGAGGGACtgcgaggaggcggtggagaggggCAGGGAGCTCCGCGCCGACAACAGGCTGCTCGCGCGGGCGCTGTCGCGGAAGGCGTCCGCGCTGCTAAAGCTCGCGGCCTGCGCCGCGGACTACGCGCCGGCGATCAGGGCGCTGCAGCAGTCGCTGGCCGAGCACTACAGCGAGGACACGCGCGACAAGCTGGACCAGGCGGAGACCGCCAGGAAGGAGATCGAGGAGCGGGAGCGGCTGGATCAGGAAGCCGCCGACCACCACCGCCAGAGAG GCAATGAATTATTCCAGAGGCAAAATTATCAGGAAGCAACAGCTCACTATACTGAAGCCATTGAAAAGAATCCAAATGATCCCAGA GTCTTTAGCAATAGAGCTCAATGCCACATCTATCTAGGAAATCTGCCTAAAGGTCTGGAAGATGCCGAAAAATGTATTGAGTTGGATCCTACTTTCCTGAAGGGCTATGTGCGTAAAGCGAATGTACAATTCCTGATGGAGTATTATGAAAGTGCTCTGGCAACATACATAGAGGGTCTGAAGTGTGACCCAAACAATCTCGTTGTAATTGATGGCTTAAGGAG ATGTGCAGCATGCATTAACAGATCTAATGGCGGTGATGTTGGGCCTGATGATTTGGAAGACATCTTG GGAAATGTTAGTTCAGACAATGATTTGCGTAATAAACTCCAAAAACTCATGGAAGAAGCTGCAGCACTCAAGAAGGAAGCCTCTGATGAGCGCTTGAGGCGGATTGAATCTGAACGAATG GCCAGGACATCAGAGGACTTATATTTAAACCAAGTCCAACAACGAAGAGAAGCTGAGGAATGTCTTTCGAAAATAGAACAAGAGTTCCAACAACTTAAAGTACGACAAGATGAGGTCAgtgaggaatttcagaaagccaccgaGCACAATGAGAATCTTCAGCATCAGCTCACAGAAACAATAAGAGCACTCGAGTCCATGAGGGGCAATGCAACGTCAGCTTCGCCTTCGTCTTCGGGATCAGTGCTGGATGAAAACCGCATACCGTCATACTTCATCTGTCCTATATCTCAG GATGTCATGAACGACCCTCACATTGCGGCGGACGGCTTCACCTACGAACGCGATTTCATCCGGAGCTGGTTCAGCACGGGCAGCGACACGTCCCCGATGACCAACCTGCCGCTTGAACACGACGAGCTCATCCCTAACATCGCCCTCCGCTCCGCCATCCAGGAGTGGCTCCAGCAGCAGAACGTGGCAGTGTGA